CAATCGAAATCCCGAGATATACGATGCAGAGGCAATTCAATACAGGACACATGTGGAATATGATGGTCTTATTTTCCCGGAAATCAGAGGATTAATGATAGAATTGAATATTGATGGGGAAGACCATCAGATTGCTTATATGTCATTGGACCTGTTGAGAATTCCTATACTCGAACGATGGCAATATGAAAAAAGAATTTCAAGTCAGGAATATCATGAACTCAGAGCTGCAGTATTGATGCACAGCAACACGTCAAAACTTTTTGTTCAGGAAGTAATCAGACAGATTCAACGGGATGATCGGATTCTGTTCCTTGATGAAGACCTAGTCAAGTAATTTTGTAAAAGAGGTGAGGTTTGTGTGCATTATAGGGCTTTCAATTAATGAATCTTCACGTTTCCCTTTCGTCTTATGGGCAAATCGGGATGAATTGTATCAAAGGCCATCTACAGAAATTTATTACCGGCCGTCAGAACCCAGGTATATCGGTGGAAAAGACCTTGAAAGAGGAGGAAGCTGGCTGGGTGTTCATCCTCACACGGGGGACATTGCTGTCGTAACCAATATACGAGAAGGTTTAACCGAAAAAAAAAGCGCCCTCTCAAGAGGGCAGTTAATTGACAGGTTCATGGAAAACAAAATGGAATCGTTCAGTATCTCTGATCGTGAACAGTTTAACGGCTTCAATCTCATCTTTGGCAACATCAGGACTGGTTTATTTCATACTTCAAGCCGAATGCGAACTAATATAGCAATCTCGGATGGGATACAGGGGATAAGTAATGGAGACCTGAACGAACCATGGCCGAAAACCGAGCGATTAAAATCTTTGATGAGACAGGTTGATCCCAAGTGGTCAGCGCTTGAAATGATCCAGACAGGATTCAGCGTTTTAGGTGACACATCAGAAGCTCCCTTGAAAGATCTACCTGATACCGGAATCGATGAATCACTCGAGAAAAAACTGTCACCTATCAGAATTAATATTGATCAATATGGTACAGTTTGCAGTACAATTATCTTTATTGACGATACAGGCACACTTCATATTTGCGAATACCGCTATACAGATCATAAGTGCATGTATTATGCGTCCCCATTTCAACTATAAAAGAGTATTTTTTTACCGATAATCTGAACAGTTTGGGCAGATCCATGTTTTAAAGCTTCACCATCACCTTGCCATTCAACGTTCCGGTCGGGTTCCGCTGTTAATTGATCACTGTTGAACGTATCGACAAACGAAATCGATGTATGGGCCTTGATAAATACCGAAGGAACCGCAATGATCAATTTTTTTAATGTGATTCCATGAACAACGACAACATTCATTTGCCCATCGTCTGGTTTCGCTGAGGGACAAATAGGAATACCTCCACCATAATAGCTTGTGTTACCAAAAGCTGTGAGCCAAACATTCTTGTATTCTCTGATTGTTCCCATGTGGTCGACAATTTTCAAATTAAAAGGTTTAAATGACCTCACTTCCTGGAAAAAAGTTATGATATAAATAAATTTACCTAAAAACATTCGATTTAACCATTGTTTAATTCCCGATTCCCCAGTGCGAATTGCTGTTGAAGCATCAATACCGACACTTACGATGGTGGCTGTAAACTGATCTCCGGTTTTAATCAGGTCAATTGACTTTGCATCATTATTCAGAATTGTTTTCATTGCTTCAACTGGTTTTGAGGAGATGTTTAATCCTCTTGCAAGATCGTTGCCGGAGCCGGTTGGGATCAATCCAAAGGGAATAGTAAGATCGATGAATTCATTAATGACTGAGTGGATTGTTCCATCGCCTCCGATGACAATGATTCCTTTAATTTGTCCATGATAATGAGTACATGTTTCCTTAATTTGAGCCCATAGTATTGCTAAAGAGTCATCCATGTAAAATGGAATATCTTCAAAATTGCATGATGCTTTGAGCCTTTCATAAATGCGGATGTTTTTCCGCCTTCCGGACCGGGTATTTATTATCATGATATACATTAACTTCTCCTTAGCTTATTCATCTTGTAATACTCGTGACTATAGTATATCATTATTGGCGGATATAGAGGAAAAATGGAGGTAAATTGTACATGAAAGCAGCATTTGCAATAGCGACAGCAGGTATCTTAATGATCAGTGTATGGGGAACATTTTTATTTATGTTTTTTTCAGAACCTGACCATGCATCCTGGGCGGATAATCAACCTGAACGTTATCAGACAGAGTATGTGCGCGAAATCGGAAATATAAACACTTATTTAACGGACTCAGTTTCAACTGATGGTAAAGTTGAAGTTCGGAATGAATCGGAATCTTCGGATATTGTGAATTATCGCACAAATACATTGAAACCTTCAGATTATCCTGTAGTTAAGGAAGGAGATGGGATCGGTTACGGCGATGGCGTTTCAGTAGATGACCTTTTAGAAGTTCCAGAAAGCTTTGATAATTAAAATATGAACTTTATATGATAATTACGTCGTGCATGTAGTTTTCTTGGTCAAAGATGACTATAATGTATGTAGAAGGTCGATTCAACGGCCTGTTACGAGGAGGGACACTATGCTATCAAATATCGGTATTCCCGGGTTGATTTTGATTCTGGTCATTGCCTTAATCATTTTTGGACCGAAAAAATTGCCTGAAATCGGCAAAGCGATGGGTCAGACCTTAAAAGAATTCAAAAATTCGACTAAAGAGCTTACGTCGGAAGATGATGAAGAAACAAAACAATCGTCTAAAAAAGAAGAAACAGAAGAAGTTGAAGAAAGCGAAAAAAAATCCGATTCACAACTTTAATGAGACGAACTTGAAAAAGGTGTGAAGTGCAGCTTGCACGTCACATCTTTTTACTCTTTAATGCAATGAAGGAGCGACGTGCTATGGCAGATCAGGATCAAAGTATGAATCTATTGGATCATCTTGATGAATTAAGAAAACGTCTGATGATCGTCGTTGGAGCTTTTTTACTCTTTTTTATAGGGATTTTTATTTTTGTCAGAGATATCTATGACTGGTTCACAAAGGATCTTGAGATGACATTAGCAGTTCTTGGTCCACTGGATATCATTATTATTTATTTTATGCTTGCTGCAGTTTTAGCACTTGCTTTGACTGTTCCAGTGCTGATTCTTCAGATCTGGTTGTTTGTGAAACCGGCTTTAACTAAAAAAGAACAAAAAGCAACAATCATATACATACCTGCTTCCTTCGTATTGTTTGCAGGTGGACTGGCTTTTGGTTATTTTGTCGTAATGCCTATCGTTTTAAGTTTCCTTCTGGAATTAGGTGCAGGTACTTTTCAAACCATGTTTACTGCCGATAAATATTTCCAATTTATTCTTCGGATGACATTACCATTCAGTATTTTGTTTGAAATGCCATTGGTGGTCATGTTTCTCACAAGTATTGGTGTGATTACTCCACAAGGAATGCGTGCTAATCGAAAGTATGCTTATTTTGCATTGATTGTTGTCAGTGTGCTGATTTCTCCACCCGACTTTGTTTCTGATATTCTTGTAATTGTGCCATTATTGTTTCTCTATGAGGTCAGTATCAATATGTCTGTCCTGGTATTCAGAAGAAAAAAGAAAAAAGAACGAGAGCGGGAAAAGGAATTGGAGTCCTGATGATCCTGTAGAAGTGCCTTGAATTAAATAATAAACAGGAGGGAACATCCTGATCGGAGGATGTTCCCTCCTGTTATTAATGATAACTATTGGACTTCACTGCAAATTAACAGTGAAGTTCGTTAAATGTCCACAATATTTTCATAAGATATACACCTTCAGCGGCTAATTTTAGTGCACAATAAGATATAGGATGTCATTGGAAAATGAGGTGAGGATTCATGTTTACCAAATGGGTTGATATAAAGCGAATACTAATCAGTATAATTATCACTGCAATTGCTGGAGCAACTGCGTTTTTCTACTGCCATAC
This Salisediminibacterium beveridgei DNA region includes the following protein-coding sequences:
- a CDS encoding diacylglycerol/lipid kinase family protein, yielding MYIMIINTRSGRRKNIRIYERLKASCNFEDIPFYMDDSLAILWAQIKETCTHYHGQIKGIIVIGGDGTIHSVINEFIDLTIPFGLIPTGSGNDLARGLNISSKPVEAMKTILNNDAKSIDLIKTGDQFTATIVSVGIDASTAIRTGESGIKQWLNRMFLGKFIYIITFFQEVRSFKPFNLKIVDHMGTIREYKNVWLTAFGNTSYYGGGIPICPSAKPDDGQMNVVVVHGITLKKLIIAVPSVFIKAHTSISFVDTFNSDQLTAEPDRNVEWQGDGEALKHGSAQTVQIIGKKILFYS
- a CDS encoding TatA/E family twin arginine-targeting protein translocase — protein: MLSNIGIPGLILILVIALIIFGPKKLPEIGKAMGQTLKEFKNSTKELTSEDDEETKQSSKKEETEEVEESEKKSDSQL
- the tatC gene encoding twin-arginine translocase subunit TatC; the encoded protein is MADQDQSMNLLDHLDELRKRLMIVVGAFLLFFIGIFIFVRDIYDWFTKDLEMTLAVLGPLDIIIIYFMLAAVLALALTVPVLILQIWLFVKPALTKKEQKATIIYIPASFVLFAGGLAFGYFVVMPIVLSFLLELGAGTFQTMFTADKYFQFILRMTLPFSILFEMPLVVMFLTSIGVITPQGMRANRKYAYFALIVVSVLISPPDFVSDILVIVPLLFLYEVSINMSVLVFRRKKKKEREREKELES
- a CDS encoding NRDE family protein, whose product is MCIIGLSINESSRFPFVLWANRDELYQRPSTEIYYRPSEPRYIGGKDLERGGSWLGVHPHTGDIAVVTNIREGLTEKKSALSRGQLIDRFMENKMESFSISDREQFNGFNLIFGNIRTGLFHTSSRMRTNIAISDGIQGISNGDLNEPWPKTERLKSLMRQVDPKWSALEMIQTGFSVLGDTSEAPLKDLPDTGIDESLEKKLSPIRINIDQYGTVCSTIIFIDDTGTLHICEYRYTDHKCMYYASPFQL